The following coding sequences are from one Cystobacter fuscus DSM 2262 window:
- a CDS encoding hydroxymethylglutaryl-CoA reductase, degradative, with translation MEKRERMSDMLTSRLAGFHKLSMVARHEKLAEMLNLTEEDLAQLQGISALQPGLANQMIENAVGTFSLPLGLGLNLQVNGKDYLVPMAVEEPSVVAAVSFASKIVREAGGFTAETDEPIMIGQVQLTRYGDPTEATQKIHAAREAILALANSFHPSMVKRGGGCKDIEVRVLPAPEGPRGEPLLVVHLVIDTQDAMGANLINTMAEGVAPLIEQLTGGKVYLRILSNLADRRLARAMCRIPLEALSDFDMPGATIAEGIYQASRFALADPYRAATHNKGIMNGIDSVAIATGQDWRAIEAGAHAFACRDGQYRPLSTWHVEGGHLVGRIELPMALGTVGGPIKVHPGVQIAMKLVNCSSARELSMVFAAVGLAQNFAAVRALGSIGIQKGHMALHARCVAVTAGARGDWVEKIAELLVTAGHVKVEKARELIASLSEEDFRAATGTEG, from the coding sequence GTGGAGAAGAGAGAACGAATGTCTGACATGTTGACGTCCCGGTTGGCGGGTTTCCACAAGCTCTCGATGGTGGCGCGGCACGAGAAGCTCGCCGAGATGCTGAACCTGACCGAGGAGGACTTGGCGCAGCTGCAGGGCATCAGCGCGCTGCAGCCGGGTCTGGCCAACCAGATGATCGAGAACGCGGTGGGCACGTTCTCGCTGCCGCTCGGACTGGGACTCAACCTCCAGGTCAACGGCAAGGACTACCTGGTGCCCATGGCGGTGGAGGAGCCGTCGGTGGTGGCGGCGGTGTCGTTCGCGTCGAAGATCGTCCGCGAGGCGGGCGGCTTCACCGCGGAGACCGACGAGCCCATCATGATCGGCCAGGTGCAGCTCACGCGCTATGGCGATCCCACCGAGGCGACGCAGAAGATCCACGCGGCGCGCGAGGCCATCCTGGCGCTGGCCAACAGCTTCCACCCCTCGATGGTCAAGCGCGGCGGCGGCTGCAAGGACATCGAGGTGCGCGTGCTCCCGGCCCCCGAGGGTCCGCGGGGCGAGCCGCTGCTCGTGGTCCACCTGGTCATCGACACCCAGGACGCCATGGGGGCCAACCTCATCAACACCATGGCCGAGGGCGTGGCGCCGCTCATCGAGCAGCTCACCGGCGGCAAGGTCTACCTGCGCATCCTGTCGAACCTGGCGGACCGGCGGCTGGCGCGCGCCATGTGCCGCATCCCGCTGGAGGCGCTCTCGGACTTCGACATGCCCGGAGCGACGATCGCCGAGGGCATCTACCAGGCCAGCCGCTTCGCCCTGGCGGACCCGTACCGGGCGGCCACGCACAACAAGGGCATCATGAATGGCATCGACTCGGTGGCGATCGCCACCGGTCAGGACTGGCGCGCCATCGAGGCCGGAGCGCATGCCTTCGCGTGCCGGGACGGGCAGTACCGTCCGCTGTCGACGTGGCACGTGGAGGGCGGCCACCTGGTGGGCCGCATCGAGCTGCCCATGGCGTTGGGAACGGTGGGCGGTCCCATCAAGGTCCACCCGGGCGTGCAGATCGCCATGAAGCTGGTGAACTGCTCGTCCGCGCGAGAGCTGTCCATGGTGTTCGCGGCGGTGGGACTGGCGCAGAACTTCGCGGCGGTGCGGGCGCTGGGCTCCATCGGCATCCAGAAGGGGCACATGGCGCTGCATGCGCGGTGCGTGGCGGTGACGGCGGGGGCGCGTGGAGACTGGGTGGAGAAGATCGCCGAGCTGTTGGTGACCGCGGGACACGTGAAGGTGGAGAAGGCGCGCGAGCTGATCGCCTCGCTCTCGGAAGAGGACTTCCGCGCCGCCACGGGCACCGAGGGCTGA
- the fni gene encoding type 2 isopentenyl-diphosphate Delta-isomerase — protein MTDEEATAKRKDAHLDLCATGDVEPLGNSTLLEDVRLVHCAMPELSVDEVNLSTEFLGKTLRYPLLITGMTGGTERAGVVNRDLALLAERHGLAFGVGSQRAMAENPQAAESFQVRKVAPTVPLLGNIGLYQAVRMGVDGVRRLADAIGADGLALHLNAGQELTQPEGDRDFRGGYQIVEQLVRAFGARLLVKETGCGIGPDVARRLVELGVRNLDVSGLGGTSWVRVEQLRAEGIQAQVGAEYSTWGIPTAAAIASVRRAVGAGPRLVASGGLRTGLDAAKVIALGADVAGMALPLFRAQQAGGVEGAEKALAVILSSLRQAFVLTGSASCADLQRKPRIIGGQLKDWLATL, from the coding sequence GTGACGGACGAGGAGGCGACAGCGAAGCGTAAGGACGCCCACCTCGATCTGTGTGCGACCGGGGACGTCGAGCCGTTGGGAAACAGCACGTTGCTGGAGGACGTGCGGTTGGTGCACTGCGCGATGCCAGAACTCTCGGTGGACGAGGTCAACCTCTCCACGGAGTTCCTGGGCAAGACGCTGCGCTACCCTCTGCTCATCACGGGAATGACGGGCGGTACGGAGCGGGCCGGGGTGGTGAACCGGGACCTGGCCCTGCTGGCCGAGCGGCACGGGTTGGCCTTTGGCGTGGGCAGTCAGCGCGCCATGGCGGAGAACCCCCAGGCCGCCGAGTCCTTCCAGGTACGCAAGGTAGCGCCCACGGTGCCGTTGCTCGGCAACATCGGGCTGTACCAGGCCGTGCGCATGGGCGTGGACGGGGTGCGGCGGCTGGCGGACGCCATTGGCGCCGACGGTCTGGCGCTGCACCTCAACGCCGGGCAGGAGCTCACCCAGCCCGAGGGCGACCGGGACTTCCGCGGCGGCTATCAGATCGTGGAGCAGCTCGTGCGGGCCTTTGGTGCGCGGCTGCTGGTGAAGGAGACGGGGTGCGGCATCGGCCCCGACGTGGCGCGCCGGCTGGTGGAGCTGGGCGTGCGCAACCTGGACGTGTCGGGTCTGGGGGGCACGTCCTGGGTGCGCGTGGAGCAGCTGCGCGCCGAGGGCATCCAGGCCCAGGTGGGCGCCGAGTACTCCACCTGGGGCATTCCCACCGCGGCGGCCATCGCCTCGGTGCGCCGCGCCGTGGGCGCCGGGCCCCGGCTGGTGGCCTCGGGCGGACTGCGCACGGGTCTGGACGCGGCCAAGGTGATCGCCCTGGGCGCGGACGTGGCCGGCATGGCCCTGCCCCTGTTCCGGGCGCAGCAGGCCGGTGGCGTGGAGGGGGCCGAGAAGGCTCTCGCCGTCATCCTGTCGTCGCTGCGGCAGGCATTCGTCCTCACGGGCAGCGCGAGCTGTGCGGACCTCCAACGTAAACCCCGAATCATCGGGGGGCAGTTGAAGGACTGGCTCGCGACGCTGTAG
- a CDS encoding zinc metalloprotease HtpX encodes MGGGGWRHRLGNALKTTVLLAGLTALLLVVGERLGGPQGLIVAGFFVVVMNFASYWFSDRIALAMHGAQPLSYAEAPWLHAMVERLAARAGMPKPAIYLLPTRTPNAFATGRNPEHAAVAVTAGLMDILDRRELEGVLAHELAHVKNRDTLIGTVAATLAGVISYAAQMLFFFGGSLLSRDDDEDGLAHTLGNLGVLLVAPIAATLLQLAVSRSREYGADATGAQLCGDPDALADALLKLERGAELMPYDRAPATSHLFIVNPLSGGAIMGLFSTHPPIPERVRRLREMSALTPRSPRAWHSAWA; translated from the coding sequence ATGGGCGGTGGCGGATGGCGCCACCGGCTGGGCAACGCGTTGAAGACGACGGTGCTGCTGGCCGGACTCACCGCGCTCCTGCTCGTGGTGGGCGAGCGGCTGGGAGGTCCCCAGGGGCTCATCGTGGCGGGCTTCTTCGTCGTGGTGATGAACTTCGCCTCGTACTGGTTCAGCGACCGCATCGCCCTGGCCATGCACGGGGCGCAGCCGCTGTCGTACGCCGAGGCGCCCTGGCTGCACGCCATGGTCGAGCGGCTCGCCGCGCGCGCGGGCATGCCCAAGCCGGCGATCTACCTGTTGCCCACCCGCACGCCCAATGCGTTCGCCACGGGCCGCAATCCGGAGCACGCCGCGGTGGCGGTGACGGCGGGCCTCATGGACATCCTGGATCGGCGCGAGCTGGAGGGCGTGCTCGCGCACGAGCTGGCGCACGTGAAGAACCGCGACACGCTCATCGGCACCGTGGCGGCCACGCTCGCGGGCGTCATCAGCTACGCGGCGCAGATGCTCTTCTTCTTCGGCGGCTCGCTGCTCAGCCGCGACGATGACGAGGACGGGCTCGCCCACACGCTCGGCAACCTGGGCGTGCTGCTCGTGGCGCCCATCGCCGCCACCCTGCTGCAGCTCGCGGTGAGCCGCTCGCGCGAGTACGGCGCGGACGCCACGGGGGCCCAGCTCTGTGGAGATCCGGATGCGCTGGCGGACGCGTTGCTGAAGCTGGAGCGCGGCGCGGAGCTGATGCCCTATGACCGGGCGCCGGCCACCTCGCACCTGTTCATCGTCAACCCGCTGTCCGGTGGCGCCATCATGGGGTTGTTCTCCACGCACCCGCCCATCCCCGAGCGGGTGCGCCGCCTGCGCGAGATGAGCGCCCTCACCCCGCGCTCGCCGCGCGCCTGGCACAGCGCCTGGGCGTAG
- a CDS encoding 2-oxo acid dehydrogenase subunit E2, producing MAHLELIPKDNISSFRKLAIGSWKTAYDPTVYGTMTLRMEKALAYIEAFRQKTGIRLTVTHLLARAMAEALRRCPEANAILRFNKIYLRKRITISMLVVQTDGGKVDLTSAKIDDAERKTLREIATEMEIAVQRVRQRKDTMMEKGKGTVQKVPYMLLNLFTWMMSFFMYTLNWNMTWAGMPYDAFGSAILTNVGSLGLDTAYVPLVPYSRVPILLAPGAVKDAPVVENGQVVAGKVMNVNATFDHRFIDGFHASILSTTLREMMEDPFKHFDPLDEVPAEGTVAPASQTAAG from the coding sequence ATGGCTCACCTGGAGCTCATTCCCAAGGACAACATCTCCAGCTTCCGCAAGCTCGCCATCGGAAGCTGGAAGACCGCGTACGACCCGACCGTGTACGGGACGATGACGCTGCGGATGGAGAAGGCGTTGGCCTACATCGAGGCCTTCCGCCAGAAGACGGGCATCCGCCTCACCGTCACGCACCTGCTGGCGCGCGCCATGGCCGAGGCCCTGCGTCGCTGCCCCGAGGCCAACGCCATCCTGCGCTTCAACAAGATCTACCTGCGCAAGCGCATCACCATCTCCATGCTGGTGGTGCAGACGGACGGCGGCAAGGTGGACCTCACCTCGGCGAAGATCGACGACGCGGAGCGGAAGACTCTGCGGGAGATCGCCACCGAGATGGAGATCGCGGTGCAGCGGGTGCGCCAGCGCAAGGACACCATGATGGAGAAGGGCAAGGGCACGGTGCAGAAGGTGCCCTACATGCTGCTCAACCTCTTCACCTGGATGATGTCCTTCTTCATGTACACGCTGAACTGGAACATGACGTGGGCGGGCATGCCCTACGACGCGTTCGGCTCGGCCATCCTCACCAACGTGGGCTCGTTGGGCCTGGACACGGCGTACGTGCCGCTCGTGCCCTACAGCCGCGTGCCCATCCTCCTCGCTCCGGGCGCGGTGAAGGACGCCCCCGTGGTGGAGAACGGCCAGGTGGTGGCGGGCAAGGTCATGAACGTGAATGCCACGTTCGACCACCGCTTCATCGACGGCTTCCACGCGAGCATCCTCTCCACCACGCTGCGCGAGATGATGGAGGATCCCTTCAAGCACTTCGATCCGCTCGACGAGGTGCCCGCCGAGGGCACGGTGGCTCCCGCGTCCCAGACGGCCGCGGGGTAG
- a CDS encoding kelch repeat-containing protein: MALTVAALGVLGGCETRPPVELRTEACSGTPALRGVSYLRWRVTGEGMEPREHFTTVEVGVAGVPAIPPGKGRVVEVRGYTAMPRQGGRVVAVGRSHPFEVGGGEAPAVTIALRRVGEFVRPRLAQGCAGLGEARAGHTATLLEDGRVLLAGGVRLGADGRPATVSAVEMFNPATDTLERVPALDSARAFHTATRLPGGKVLLVGGEEETSGGTRPLASARVLDVTAGTATPVEGLRARGHHAAAADASGRVLVVGGVGVNGEVVSEAEGYDAATGRIFQVGTPVRRVGMGVSPVGDGRRIAVVGGSDGTALVPEVLFFSYQGDTFVAEDTGERLREPRRDAALVPFGGPGRLLYVGGHSSAGAAMTDRLLASSQLVSPDAASRQGQGPQIFARSEPCAVALQDGRVLTLGGWGNADLGDLVSDAHGELFVPGAEGGAAGLLGLPELERSRHQHTCTALEDGSVLIAGGLEEDGVRRTTLDDLLLYMPVPLD, encoded by the coding sequence ATGGCGTTGACCGTCGCGGCGTTGGGCGTGCTGGGCGGGTGCGAGACACGTCCTCCCGTGGAACTGCGCACCGAGGCGTGCTCGGGGACTCCGGCCCTGCGGGGGGTCTCCTACCTGCGCTGGCGCGTCACCGGCGAGGGAATGGAGCCCCGGGAGCATTTCACCACCGTGGAGGTGGGCGTGGCGGGCGTCCCCGCCATTCCTCCGGGGAAGGGCCGGGTGGTGGAGGTGCGGGGGTACACGGCCATGCCGCGGCAGGGAGGACGGGTGGTCGCGGTGGGACGCTCGCACCCCTTCGAGGTGGGGGGCGGCGAGGCGCCGGCGGTGACCATCGCCCTGCGCCGGGTGGGGGAGTTCGTGCGGCCGAGGCTGGCCCAGGGCTGCGCGGGGCTGGGCGAGGCGCGCGCGGGACATACGGCGACGCTGCTGGAGGATGGGCGGGTGTTGCTGGCCGGGGGCGTGCGGCTCGGCGCGGACGGGAGGCCCGCCACGGTGTCCGCGGTGGAGATGTTCAATCCGGCCACGGACACCCTGGAGCGCGTGCCCGCGCTGGACTCCGCCCGGGCCTTCCACACGGCGACGCGGCTGCCGGGAGGCAAGGTGCTGCTGGTGGGCGGCGAGGAGGAGACCTCCGGAGGCACGAGGCCCCTGGCGAGCGCCCGGGTGCTGGATGTGACGGCGGGCACGGCGACGCCGGTGGAGGGCCTGCGGGCGCGTGGCCACCACGCGGCGGCGGCGGATGCGAGTGGGCGGGTGCTGGTGGTGGGGGGCGTGGGCGTGAACGGCGAGGTCGTGTCCGAGGCGGAGGGGTATGACGCCGCGACGGGCCGGATCTTCCAGGTGGGCACGCCGGTGCGGCGGGTGGGGATGGGGGTGAGCCCGGTGGGAGACGGGCGGCGCATCGCCGTGGTGGGCGGCTCGGACGGGACGGCGTTGGTGCCGGAGGTGTTGTTCTTCTCGTACCAGGGGGACACCTTCGTCGCGGAGGACACGGGCGAGCGGCTGCGCGAGCCCCGGCGTGACGCGGCGCTCGTGCCCTTTGGCGGGCCTGGGCGGTTGCTGTACGTGGGGGGCCATTCCTCCGCGGGGGCCGCGATGACGGACAGGCTGTTGGCCTCCTCGCAGCTCGTGTCTCCGGACGCGGCCTCGCGTCAGGGCCAGGGCCCCCAGATCTTCGCCCGGAGCGAGCCGTGCGCGGTGGCCCTCCAGGATGGGCGGGTGCTGACGCTGGGCGGATGGGGGAACGCCGACCTGGGCGACCTCGTGAGCGACGCCCATGGGGAGCTGTTCGTGCCCGGAGCGGAGGGGGGAGCGGCGGGGTTGCTCGGGCTGCCCGAGCTGGAGCGCTCGCGGCACCAGCACACGTGCACGGCGCTGGAGGATGGCTCGGTGCTGATCGCGGGCGGGCTGGAGGAGGATGGCGTCCGGCGCACGACGCTGGATGACCTGCTCCTCTACATGCCCGTGCCGCTGGACTGA
- a CDS encoding sensor histidine kinase → MKLSLATRIFLGYAVVLVTFGAVSLFSVAELHRNQLEIRLVSQGYLQLSQDAAALDSFHTNQEKDTERLLEEGNAETRRALIRLARLYVPSLMSERLKDALARAREVRTLAPPGEVPFVQDLESRLGELAHRYPTYGRAAEAVFTVLASESPPAAEVTRAATELRQQENAIGRDIRFLRAALTNRIRERVDGAEDRERRTGLAIITLSVLAIIVGLVATAWSARTLRPVRTLIEGVSRIGRGDYSAQLGVRGDDEVAVLAREFDAMARSLQAREAQLKAQAEALMRAEQLAAVGRISAQVAHEVRNPLSSIGLNVELMQDAFEHASFDSPDEAREAREILGAVTREVDRLTEVTEQYLRMARPPQPSLEPTDVTEVIASVLDFSREELERAGVEVVRELSPEPPHALADEGQLRQVFLNLLRNAREAMLDGGRLTIATQVQTRDVVVALRDTGRGMTEAVLSRIFEPFFTTKEDGTGLGLAVCQQILKAHGGELSCQSEPGRGTTFFVRLPRA, encoded by the coding sequence ATGAAGCTCTCGCTCGCCACCCGCATCTTCCTGGGCTACGCGGTGGTGCTCGTCACCTTCGGCGCGGTGTCCCTGTTCAGCGTCGCCGAGCTGCACCGCAACCAACTGGAGATCCGTCTGGTCAGTCAGGGCTACCTCCAATTGTCCCAGGACGCCGCCGCGCTCGACTCCTTCCACACCAATCAGGAGAAGGACACCGAGCGGCTGTTGGAGGAAGGCAACGCGGAGACCCGGCGTGCCCTCATCCGGCTCGCCCGGCTCTATGTCCCCTCGCTCATGTCCGAGCGGCTGAAGGACGCGCTCGCCCGGGCCCGCGAGGTGCGCACCCTGGCCCCGCCCGGGGAAGTGCCCTTCGTGCAGGACCTGGAGTCGCGCCTGGGCGAGCTGGCCCATCGCTACCCCACCTACGGCCGGGCGGCGGAGGCCGTCTTCACGGTGCTCGCCAGCGAGTCGCCCCCCGCCGCCGAGGTGACTCGCGCCGCCACCGAGCTGCGCCAGCAGGAGAACGCCATCGGCCGCGACATCCGCTTCCTGCGCGCCGCCCTCACCAACCGCATCCGCGAGCGCGTGGACGGGGCCGAGGATCGCGAGCGCCGCACGGGTCTGGCCATCATCACCCTGTCCGTGCTCGCCATCATCGTGGGCCTCGTCGCCACCGCCTGGTCGGCGCGCACGCTGCGCCCGGTGCGCACCCTCATCGAGGGCGTGTCGCGCATCGGCCGCGGCGACTACAGCGCCCAGCTCGGCGTGCGCGGCGACGACGAGGTGGCGGTGCTCGCCCGCGAGTTCGACGCCATGGCGCGCTCGCTCCAGGCACGCGAGGCCCAGCTCAAGGCCCAGGCCGAGGCCCTCATGCGCGCCGAACAGCTCGCCGCCGTGGGCCGCATCTCCGCCCAGGTCGCCCACGAGGTGCGCAATCCCCTCTCCTCCATCGGCCTCAACGTGGAGCTCATGCAGGACGCCTTCGAGCACGCCTCCTTCGACTCGCCCGACGAGGCGCGCGAGGCCCGCGAAATCCTCGGCGCCGTCACCCGCGAGGTGGACCGGCTCACCGAGGTCACCGAGCAGTACCTGCGCATGGCCCGCCCACCCCAGCCCAGCCTCGAGCCCACCGACGTCACCGAGGTGATCGCCAGCGTGCTCGACTTCTCCCGCGAGGAGCTGGAGCGCGCCGGGGTGGAGGTGGTGCGCGAGCTGTCCCCCGAGCCGCCCCATGCCCTCGCCGACGAGGGCCAGCTGCGCCAGGTGTTCCTCAACCTCCTGCGCAACGCCCGCGAGGCCATGCTCGACGGAGGCCGGCTCACCATCGCCACCCAGGTGCAGACGCGCGACGTGGTGGTCGCCCTGCGCGACACCGGCCGAGGCATGACCGAGGCGGTGCTCTCCCGCATCTTCGAACCCTTCTTCACCACCAAGGAAGACGGCACGGGCCTCGGCCTCGCCGTCTGCCAGCAGATCCTCAAGGCCCACGGCGGGGAGCTCTCGTGTCAGAGCGAGCCCGGCCGGGGCACGACCTTCTTCGTCAGGCTTCCCCGCGCATGA
- a CDS encoding M16 family metallopeptidase, whose translation MSFTYHRDVLPNGLRVVTVETPHLHTALLAVYVRTGSRHESVLSNGVSHFLEHLFFRGSEGWPDTVRMNSAVEEVGGNLNGVTTRDHGYYYTPLHPAHLDVGLAILGDMLTRPRLTDMEVERSIILEEMLDEVDEKGRDIDIDNLSKRLLFPDHPLSFKIAGTRESVSALTHAQVLEHFARHYVTGNLVVSAAGRVKHDEVLALVERHFARLPQGPESLDIAPPPTPRGPRLHVVTHDEAQTEFRLSFRTVPEHHPDWPALQLLRRFLDDGLSSRLPFEIVEKRGLAYSVHASLEAFHDAGIFEIEAASAPERASLVVGEMFRVLGELAQSPVAEEELARAKRRHRMLLEFSQDSPGELSGWFAGTELFRRPESFGLRADLVDSASATQVRDVARRYFARDNLTVVAVGQRKGIKALEKVVETAEGLPSAT comes from the coding sequence ATGAGCTTCACCTACCACCGCGACGTGCTGCCCAACGGCCTGCGCGTCGTCACCGTCGAGACCCCGCACCTGCACACCGCGCTGCTCGCCGTGTACGTGCGCACCGGCAGCCGCCACGAGTCCGTGCTCAGCAACGGCGTCAGCCACTTCCTCGAGCACCTCTTCTTCCGCGGCAGCGAGGGCTGGCCCGACACCGTGCGGATGAACTCCGCCGTGGAGGAGGTGGGCGGCAACCTCAACGGCGTCACCACGCGCGACCACGGCTACTACTACACCCCCCTGCACCCCGCGCACCTGGACGTGGGCCTCGCCATCCTCGGCGACATGCTCACCCGCCCCCGCCTCACCGACATGGAGGTGGAGCGCAGCATCATCCTCGAGGAGATGCTCGACGAGGTGGACGAGAAGGGCCGCGACATCGACATCGACAACCTGTCCAAGCGCCTGCTCTTCCCCGACCACCCCCTGTCCTTCAAGATCGCCGGCACGCGCGAGTCCGTCTCCGCCCTCACCCATGCCCAGGTGCTCGAGCACTTCGCGCGCCACTACGTCACCGGCAACCTCGTGGTGTCCGCCGCCGGCCGGGTCAAGCACGACGAGGTGCTCGCGCTCGTGGAGCGTCACTTCGCGCGCCTGCCCCAGGGCCCCGAGAGCCTCGACATCGCCCCGCCCCCCACTCCTCGGGGTCCGCGCCTGCACGTCGTCACCCACGACGAGGCCCAGACCGAGTTCCGCCTGTCCTTCCGCACCGTGCCCGAGCACCACCCGGACTGGCCCGCGCTCCAGCTGCTGCGCCGCTTCCTCGATGACGGGCTGTCCTCGCGGCTGCCCTTCGAGATCGTCGAGAAGCGGGGCCTCGCTTACTCCGTGCACGCCTCGCTCGAGGCATTCCACGACGCGGGCATCTTCGAGATCGAGGCCGCGAGCGCGCCGGAGCGGGCCTCGCTCGTGGTGGGCGAGATGTTCCGCGTCCTCGGCGAGCTGGCCCAGTCCCCGGTGGCCGAGGAGGAGCTGGCGCGCGCCAAGCGGCGGCATCGCATGCTCCTGGAATTTTCCCAGGATTCGCCGGGAGAGCTTTCCGGGTGGTTCGCGGGAACCGAGTTGTTCCGGCGTCCCGAGTCCTTCGGCCTGCGCGCGGATCTGGTGGACTCGGCCAGCGCGACCCAGGTGCGCGACGTGGCCCGGCGCTACTTCGCCCGGGACAACCTCACCGTGGTGGCCGTGGGCCAACGCAAGGGAATCAAGGCCTTGGAGAAGGTGGTGGAGACCGCCGAGGGCCTGCCATCCGCCACTTGA
- a CDS encoding DUF2378 family protein encodes MMNAVEGPREPVIFSQVVDSLFRLTGRQRFDADTRKRLKAIGVDMDQPLLVAYSVPTWRATVGVCAEILHPDLPIDQARYRIGYALTDAYGRTTMGSAVLQLFRMLGWQSSLSRITRGLQSGTNFLSAQTRFLEGGALELRFEVLPEFHAALGNQSGIEPYFMNGSMDAMMALVGAPFRSGEYQPDQSGLQHAVFVLHRKD; translated from the coding sequence ATGATGAACGCGGTCGAGGGCCCACGAGAACCCGTCATCTTCAGTCAGGTGGTGGATTCCCTCTTCCGGCTCACTGGCAGGCAGCGCTTCGACGCGGACACCCGCAAGCGCCTCAAGGCCATTGGGGTCGACATGGATCAACCGCTGCTGGTCGCCTATTCGGTGCCCACCTGGCGCGCCACCGTCGGCGTCTGCGCGGAGATCCTCCACCCCGACCTTCCCATCGATCAGGCGCGCTACCGCATCGGCTACGCGCTCACGGACGCTTATGGGCGGACCACCATGGGCAGCGCCGTGCTCCAGCTCTTCCGGATGCTCGGCTGGCAGTCCTCGCTGTCACGCATCACCCGGGGGCTCCAATCCGGGACCAACTTCCTGTCGGCCCAGACCCGGTTCCTGGAGGGAGGCGCGCTCGAGCTGCGCTTCGAGGTGCTGCCCGAGTTCCACGCCGCGCTGGGCAACCAGTCCGGCATCGAGCCCTACTTCATGAACGGCAGCATGGACGCGATGATGGCGCTCGTCGGCGCGCCGTTCCGCTCCGGCGAGTATCAGCCGGACCAGTCCGGTCTCCAGCACGCCGTCTTCGTCCTGCACCGCAAGGACTGA
- a CDS encoding class I SAM-dependent DNA methyltransferase codes for MKPSPVDWRARLEACGFEGAQDVPPGYAAHVLRSWREPLAAEAALREQLEHQPEDKDALKTLIALLRELGRGDEERPLRRQLQERRCQDLRVPEHARDTVISYLEAAETGSPPPERSADAYVSALFDLYAPTFDDSLRGFLDYRAPERLLDAVLTALGARRGLDVLDLGCGTGLAGPLLKPLARNLEGIDLSTGMLDKARERGVYDALHAGEITARLAASSARPDLIVAVDVLVYFGALEPLFAQVARRLAPEGLFAFTVEKSTEPGYRLQPSARYAHHLDYVRHCAHLAGLHPVVEREDTLRRQAGQPVIGHVVVLGHAAPQPLSG; via the coding sequence ATGAAGCCCTCCCCCGTGGACTGGCGCGCGCGCCTGGAAGCCTGTGGATTCGAAGGGGCCCAGGACGTCCCCCCCGGCTACGCGGCCCACGTGCTGCGCTCCTGGCGCGAGCCGCTCGCCGCCGAGGCCGCCCTGCGCGAGCAGCTCGAGCACCAGCCCGAGGACAAGGACGCGCTCAAGACGCTCATCGCCCTGCTGCGCGAGCTGGGCCGCGGCGACGAGGAACGCCCCCTGCGCCGCCAGCTCCAGGAGCGGCGCTGCCAGGATCTGCGCGTCCCCGAGCACGCCCGCGACACGGTCATCTCCTACCTCGAGGCGGCCGAGACCGGCTCCCCTCCGCCCGAGCGCTCGGCCGACGCGTACGTGAGCGCGCTGTTCGATCTCTACGCCCCCACCTTCGATGACAGTCTGCGGGGCTTCCTCGACTACCGCGCGCCCGAGCGGCTCCTGGACGCGGTGCTCACCGCGCTCGGAGCCCGGCGGGGGCTCGACGTGCTGGACCTGGGCTGCGGCACGGGGCTCGCCGGTCCGCTGCTCAAGCCCCTCGCCCGCAACCTGGAGGGGATCGATCTGTCCACGGGCATGCTGGACAAGGCCCGCGAGCGCGGCGTGTATGACGCCCTGCATGCCGGAGAAATCACCGCGCGGCTCGCCGCCTCCTCCGCGCGCCCGGATCTCATCGTCGCCGTGGACGTGCTGGTCTACTTCGGCGCGCTGGAGCCGCTCTTCGCGCAGGTGGCCCGGCGGCTCGCGCCCGAGGGCCTGTTCGCCTTCACCGTGGAGAAGAGCACCGAGCCCGGCTACCGGCTCCAGCCGAGCGCGCGCTACGCGCACCACCTCGACTACGTCCGGCACTGCGCCCATCTGGCGGGCCTGCATCCCGTGGTGGAGCGCGAGGACACGCTGCGCCGGCAGGCGGGTCAGCCCGTCATCGGCCACGTCGTGGTGCTCGGCCACGCCGCCCCTCAACCTCTTTCAGGGTAG